In the Ictalurus punctatus breed USDA103 chromosome 7, Coco_2.0, whole genome shotgun sequence genome, one interval contains:
- the zte38 gene encoding zebrafish testis-expressed 38, with protein MATVMKKRGKGKQETVEWDSLFHQELRTQEQSLVFVKRMLVLAVSSVTYLRGIFPEDAYRSRYLEDLCIKVLKEDCTSPGARKIVKWLMGCFDALEKRYLQIVLIGVHRDPDDTNHVIESYQFKFKYTDHGPQMDILRNENIEMRVTMEDTKKASVLLIRKLFLLMQNLDTLPDDIYLTMKLYYYDDVTPSDYEPPGFKEGVCDSLWFEGTAVHFRVGDLQTPFHVLKVGVAAEQGRVSKLQEGDHLRESVQDSVQEVPVQYKEEDLPSEDESAAQFKQPTKAPVKRGGNRLSKRKKKEI; from the exons ATGGCAACCGTAATGAAAAAGCGAGGGAAAGGAAAGCAGGAGACTGttgag tggGACAGCTTATTTCATCAAGAACTGAGAACCCAGGAGCAGTCATTGGTGTTTGTTAAACGAATGCTGGTTTTGGCCGTGTCCTCTGTAACGTACCTGCGTGGGATCTTTCCAGAAGACGCGTATAGATCCCGCTACTTAGAAG aTTTATGCATCAAAGTTCTTAAAGAGGACTGCACCTCTCCAGGAGCCCGCAAAATTGTCAAGTG GTTGATGGGGTGTTTCGATGCTTTGGAGAAGAGATAC CTGCAAATTGTGCTTATTGGG GTGCACAGAGACCCAGATGACACAAAT CATGTCATAGAGTCTTACCAGTTCAAGTTCAAATACACAGACCATGGGCCTCAGATGGACATCCTCAG AAACGAGAACATCGAGATGAGGGTGACCATGGAGGACACAAAGAAGGCCTCGGTCCTGCTGATCCGGAAGCTTTTTCTCCTCATGCAGAATCTGGACACGCTGCCAGATGACATCTACTTGACCATGAAGCTCTACTATTATGATGAcg TGACCCCGTCGGACTACGAGCCACCGGGCTTTAAGGAGGGGGTGTGCGACAGCCTGTGGTTTGAGGGCACGGCCGTGCACTTCAGAGTGGGAGACCTGCAAACTCCTTTCCACGTGCTGAAGGTCGGAGTGGCAGCCGAGCAGGGCCGCGTGAGTAAACTTCAGGAGGGCGACCACCTGAGAGAGAGCGTCCAGGACTCCGTGCAGGAA GTGCCTGTACAATACAAAGAGGAGGATCTGCCATCTGAGGACG AATCAGCCGCGCAGTTCAAGCAACCCACAAAAGCCCCAGTGAAG aGAGGAGGCAACAGACTGTctaagagaaagaagaaagaaatttaA
- the prdx1 gene encoding peroxiredoxin-1, which yields MSAGKAQIGKPAPDFTAKAVMPDGQFKDLKLSDYRGKYVVFFFYPLDFTFVCPTEIIAFSDAAEEFKKINCEVIGASVDSHFCHLAWINTPRKQGGLGHMKVPLVADTKRSISQDYGVLKEDEGIAYRGLFIIDDKGILRQITINDLPVGRSIDETLRLVQAFQFTDKHGEVCPAGWKPGKDTIKPDVQKSKDFFSKQN from the exons ATGTCAGCTGGCAAAGCACAAATCGGCAAACCTGCCCCTGACTTCACAGCCAAGGCAGTGATGCCTGATGGTCAGTTTAAGGATCTGAAGCTGTCAGATTATCGAG GGAAGTACGTAGTTTTCTTCTTCTACCCTCTGGACTTCACCTTCGTGTGTCCCACCGAGATAATCGCCTTCAGCGATGCGGCAGAGGAATTCAAAAAGATCAACTGCGAGGTCATCGGTGCGTCTGTGGACTCTCACTTCTGCCATCTGGCCTG gATAAATACCCCCAGGAAGCAAGGTGGCCTGGGGCACATGAAGGTCCCTCTGGTGGCTGACACCAAACGATCCATCTCTCAAGACTATGGTGTACTGAAGGAGGACGAAGGCATCGcttacag AGGCCTCTTCATCATTGATGATAAAGGTATCCTGAGGCAGATAACCATTAACGACCTTCCAGTTGGTCGCTCGATCGATGAGACTCTGCGTCTGGTGCAGGCTTTTCAGTTCACCGACAAACACGGAGAAG TTTGCCCGGCTGGATGGAAGCCTGGAAAGGACACGATCAAGCCCGATGTCCAGAAGAGCAAAGATTTCTTCTCCAAGCAAAACTAA